A portion of the Poecilia reticulata strain Guanapo linkage group LG23, Guppy_female_1.0+MT, whole genome shotgun sequence genome contains these proteins:
- the LOC103459697 gene encoding fish-egg lectin-like: protein MKALATFLVLLNYFTRCHGWICTTAPEHVAATQVDAGNGMVVMTDKNSNAFFLSDSSWSKLGSVPLKHVTVGYAGVWGVNLDNRVYKFAAGDFFPTRGITLIQVDAGQHQVVGVTHQNSIHCLNASSASSIQEEGVLNWNTISGALMYMSCGPLGCWGVNSGQNIYFTKVSPDACSISGWRQIDGAAVKVEVGTDGRVFVVNQSGNVYERTGISEAVPQGTGWSQITFCVAINHVTYDLGRLWLLTNTGVLLNCI from the exons ATGAAAGCTCTCGCAACTTTCTTGGTTTTGCTGAATTACTTCACCAGATGTCATG GTTGGATCTGCACTACTGCTCCTGAGCACGTTGCCGCAACCCAGGTTGATGCTGGCAATGGAATGGTCGTAATGACTGATAAGAACTCCAACGCCTTCTTCTTGAGTGATTCAAGTTGGTCCAAACTGGGCTCTGTTCCTCTCAAGCATGTCACAGTGGGATATGCAGGTGTCTGGGGAGTCAACCTCGACAACAGAGTCTATAAATTTGCAGCTGGTGATTTCTTTCCTACTCGTG GTATAACATTAATCCAGGTAGATGCTGGACAACATCAGGTAGTTGGAGTTACCCACCAAAACAGCATCCATTGCCTGAACGCCAGCAGTGCCTCTTCCATTCAGGAGGAGGGAGTCTTGAACTGGAACACCATTAGTGGGGCATTGATGTACATGAGCTGTGGTCCACTCGGATGCTGGGGAGTGAACTCGGGTCAAAACATCTACTTCACG AAAGTCTCACCAGATGCCTGCAGCATCAGTGGCTGGCGTCAAATAGATGGTGCTGCTGTAAAAGTTGAAGTTGGGACTGATGGACGGGTCTTTGTTGTAAATCAATCTGGAAATGTCTATGAAAG AACCGGAATCTCTGAAGCAGTTCCTCAGGGCACAGGCTGGAGCCAAATCACCTTTTGTGTGGCCATCAATCACGTGACCTATGACCTGGGACGTCTGTGGCTTCTGACCAACACTGGCGTCCTTCTGAATTGCATCTAG